A section of the Ignavibacteriales bacterium genome encodes:
- a CDS encoding tyrosine-type recombinase/integrase has product MFFGIKTRNMQTVEEAVKGFLHHCKYEKQLSDKTLKAYGIDLNQFSEIVQTNKRFYMEEVSKLQVKIFLQKLGERHKVKTIKRKIASTKALFNFYEYENDSFINPFRKIRIKMKEPFKIPSVLTVAEVSTILNQMYESKKQLLNSSKYSYKVWVRDIAILELLFATGLRVSELSHLLNDDVDLVQGQIKVTGKGNKERILHFGIKETAEILLEYKTLFRDGADGIKYFFFNRQKKRLTEASIRTIVKKHSSIIDQKVTPHTYRHTFATVLLDEGVDIKHIQHLLGHSSILTTQIYTHVSSKMQKQIIIEKHPRNYFSFRSTEN; this is encoded by the coding sequence GGATTTTTACATCATTGCAAATACGAAAAACAATTAAGCGATAAAACATTAAAGGCATATGGTATAGATTTGAATCAGTTCAGTGAAATAGTGCAAACCAATAAAAGGTTTTATATGGAAGAGGTTTCGAAGCTACAGGTAAAAATCTTCCTTCAGAAATTAGGTGAAAGGCATAAGGTTAAAACGATCAAACGGAAAATTGCTTCAACCAAGGCTCTCTTTAATTTCTATGAATATGAAAATGATTCTTTTATAAATCCATTCAGGAAGATAAGAATTAAGATGAAAGAACCTTTCAAAATTCCATCAGTTCTAACTGTAGCTGAAGTCAGCACAATATTGAATCAAATGTACGAAAGTAAAAAGCAGCTCCTTAATTCAAGCAAGTACTCATATAAAGTTTGGGTTCGTGATATTGCCATACTTGAGCTTTTATTCGCAACGGGATTAAGGGTTTCCGAACTTTCCCATCTTCTTAATGATGATGTGGACTTGGTTCAGGGGCAAATTAAAGTGACGGGGAAAGGGAACAAAGAAAGGATCTTGCATTTTGGAATCAAAGAAACAGCCGAAATACTTCTAGAGTATAAAACCTTGTTTAGAGACGGAGCCGACGGAATCAAATATTTTTTCTTTAACAGGCAAAAGAAACGCTTAACAGAAGCATCTATCCGTACTATTGTTAAGAAACATTCGAGCATTATTGATCAAAAGGTAACTCCTCATACATACAGGCATACATTCGCAACAGTATTATTGGATGAAGGTGTAGATATAAAACACATTCAGCATTTACTTGGACATAGCTCCATACTTACGACACAGATATATACACATGTAAGCAGTAAAATGCAAAAGCAGATTATAATAGAAAAACACCCCAGAAATTATTTTTCCTTTAGGTCAACGGAAAATTAA
- a CDS encoding M20/M25/M40 family metallo-hydrolase has protein sequence MIDFLIEIMGVESTSGMENSVAEYIKDNFSPDGAELEIQDIDNGMVNLYYKWGKPEVIFCSHFDTVPPYIPPRIEGDTIYGRGSCDAKGQIAYLAEVCKRLHEKGETNFGLLMLAGEEVGSYGAQAANKVIQGCKYVIVGEPTENKLIKAQKGNMLAEAQFFGKAFHSGYPEHGDNAIQRMVDFVNRMNELEFPEDPLLGKTTYNIGSLSSDNARNIISDYVSMKIFFRTTFLTHDILVKMVNEITDDRTKIEFAYGDRPIEFHIVDGFETGVVSYGSDAPELPNLGKPMMYGPGSIFTAHTHNEHIKIPDMQKAVEDVMGIYERIK, from the coding sequence ATGATAGACTTTCTTATCGAAATAATGGGCGTGGAATCCACTTCCGGTATGGAAAATTCCGTGGCTGAATACATTAAAGATAACTTCTCCCCCGATGGTGCGGAGCTGGAAATTCAGGATATAGACAATGGAATGGTAAATCTCTACTATAAATGGGGAAAACCGGAAGTTATATTCTGCTCTCACTTCGATACCGTACCCCCGTACATTCCGCCCCGGATAGAAGGCGATACCATTTACGGGCGCGGATCATGTGACGCCAAAGGACAGATAGCCTATCTCGCTGAAGTCTGCAAAAGGCTCCATGAAAAAGGCGAGACTAATTTCGGTCTCCTTATGCTAGCCGGTGAGGAAGTAGGATCTTACGGCGCGCAAGCCGCAAATAAAGTTATCCAAGGATGTAAATACGTGATCGTCGGCGAACCCACAGAAAATAAACTAATTAAAGCGCAAAAGGGTAACATGCTCGCTGAAGCGCAGTTCTTCGGCAAAGCCTTCCACTCAGGCTACCCCGAACATGGTGATAACGCGATTCAAAGAATGGTGGACTTTGTAAACAGGATGAACGAACTGGAATTTCCCGAAGACCCGCTCCTCGGAAAAACTACCTATAATATCGGCAGCCTCTCATCCGATAACGCGCGCAATATAATCTCCGATTACGTCTCTATGAAAATATTTTTCCGAACGACCTTCCTCACTCACGATATACTCGTCAAGATGGTCAACGAGATAACGGACGATCGGACAAAGATAGAGTTCGCTTACGGAGACCGCCCGATCGAATTTCACATTGTTGACGGCTTTGAAACAGGAGTGGTGTCTTACGGTTCAGACGCGCCTGAGCTTCCTAACCTCGGCAAACCAATGATGTACGGACCCGGAAGCATCTTCACCGCCCACACGCATAACGAACACATAAAGATCCCTGACATGCAAAAAGCCGTCGAAGATGTCATGGGGATATATGAGAGGATAAAGTAA
- the rpmE gene encoding 50S ribosomal protein L31: MKNIHPKYYRCEVKCNCGETFVTRSTVPEIKVEICSACHPFFTGTQKIVDTAGRVEKFRKKYGKVQSAKTTEAS; the protein is encoded by the coding sequence ATGAAGAATATCCATCCAAAATACTACAGATGTGAAGTAAAATGCAACTGTGGTGAGACATTCGTGACCAGGTCAACCGTACCGGAGATCAAGGTGGAAATCTGTTCAGCCTGCCACCCGTTCTTTACCGGCACCCAAAAGATAGTTGACACCGCCGGAAGAGTAGAGAAATTCAGGAAGAAATACGGCAAGGTTCAGTCTGCGAAAACAACCGAAGCATCATAG